The Streptomyces sp. SS1-1 genome has a segment encoding these proteins:
- a CDS encoding NAD-dependent malic enzyme → MATAPSVSYSMTVRLEVPASGTAVSQLTTAVESHGGSVTGLDVTASGHEKLRIDVTIAATSTAHADEIVEQLRQIEGVTLGKVSDRTFLMHLGGKIEMASKHPIRNRDDLSMVYTPGVARVCMAIAENPEDARRLTIKRNSVAVVTDGSAVLGLGNIGPKAALPVMEGKAALFKRFAGIDAWPICLDTQDTDAIVEIVKAIAPGFAGINLEDISAPRCFEIEARLREALDIPVFHDDQHGTAIVVLAALTNALRVTGKAIENIRVVMSGAGAAGTAILKLLLAAGVKNAVVADIHGVVHTGREDLRQAPADSPLRWIADNTNPENLTGTLKEAVRGADVFIGVSAPNVLDGDDVAAMAEGAIVFALANPDPEVDPAIARQTAAVVATGRSDFPNQINNVLVFPGVFRGLLDAQSRTVNTDMMLAAAKALADVVTEDELNPNYIVPSVFNDKVAGAVAGAVREAAKAATASQGA, encoded by the coding sequence ATGGCAACGGCGCCCAGCGTCTCCTACTCGATGACGGTCCGGCTGGAGGTGCCCGCGAGCGGAACCGCGGTCTCCCAGCTCACCACGGCCGTGGAGTCCCACGGAGGCTCGGTGACCGGCCTCGACGTCACCGCGTCCGGCCACGAGAAGCTCCGGATCGACGTCACCATCGCCGCGACCTCCACCGCGCACGCCGACGAGATCGTCGAACAGCTGCGCCAGATCGAGGGCGTCACGCTCGGCAAGGTCTCCGACCGTACGTTCCTGATGCACCTCGGCGGCAAGATCGAGATGGCGTCCAAGCACCCCATCCGCAACCGTGACGACCTGTCCATGGTCTACACGCCCGGCGTGGCCCGCGTGTGCATGGCGATCGCCGAGAACCCCGAGGACGCCCGCCGCCTCACCATCAAGCGCAACTCCGTCGCGGTCGTCACCGACGGCTCCGCGGTCCTCGGCCTGGGCAACATCGGCCCGAAGGCCGCGCTGCCGGTCATGGAGGGCAAGGCGGCCCTGTTCAAGCGGTTCGCGGGCATCGACGCCTGGCCGATCTGCCTGGACACCCAGGACACCGACGCGATCGTCGAGATCGTCAAGGCGATCGCCCCCGGCTTCGCGGGCATCAACCTGGAGGACATCTCCGCGCCCCGCTGCTTCGAGATCGAGGCGCGGCTGCGCGAGGCCCTGGACATCCCGGTCTTCCACGACGACCAGCACGGCACGGCGATCGTCGTCCTGGCGGCGCTCACGAACGCCCTCCGGGTGACGGGCAAGGCCATCGAGAACATCCGCGTGGTGATGTCCGGCGCCGGCGCCGCCGGTACGGCCATCCTCAAGCTGCTGCTCGCGGCGGGCGTGAAGAACGCCGTGGTGGCCGACATCCACGGGGTCGTGCACACGGGCCGTGAGGACCTGCGCCAGGCTCCCGCGGACTCGCCGCTGCGCTGGATCGCCGACAACACCAACCCGGAGAACCTGACCGGCACCCTCAAGGAGGCCGTGCGCGGCGCCGACGTCTTCATCGGCGTCTCGGCCCCCAACGTGCTCGACGGGGACGACGTGGCCGCCATGGCCGAGGGCGCCATCGTGTTCGCGCTCGCGAACCCGGATCCCGAGGTCGACCCGGCAATCGCCCGTCAGACGGCCGCAGTTGTGGCCACGGGCCGCTCGGACTTCCCGAACCAGATCAACAACGTGCTGGTCTTCCCTGGTGTGTTCCGCGGTCTGCTCGACGCGCAGTCCCGCACGGTCAACACCGACATGATGCTCGCGGCCGCGAAGGCGCTCGCGGACGTGGTGACCGAGGACGAGCTCAACCCGAACTACATCGTCCCCAGCGTCTTCAACGACAAGGTGGCGGGCGCCGTCGCCGGCGCGGTCCGCGAGGCCGCGAAGGCCGCGACCGCCTCGCAGGGGGCGTAA
- a CDS encoding HelD family protein yields MAAQAQDSALDSLRDREIGVEQEHLDRVYRRLEEKIHEAEFLMNDAAQRGQVGTPGALAERDAQVFRAGVHLNRLNNEFEDFLFGRIDLLLGKDGKKGPDGAYTAVEPAEGAVRDDNTADIAETLHIGRIGVLDQDYAPLVIDWRAPAAAPFYRSTPVDPGRVVRRRVIRSKGRKVLGVEDDLMRPELTAYLDGRELPVIGDGALMAALGQARTHTMRDIVASIQAEQDMVIRAPAASVTYVEGGPGTGKTAVALHRAAYLLYQDRRRYAGGILIVSPTPLLVAYTEGVLPSLGEEGQVAIRAIGSLVDGAEATLYDSPATARAKGSYRMLKVLRKAARGALELGAGARAAGGDRGGQLAFGDDPAPVPAGPPTRLRVVAFGRRLELEADALDRVRRTALGGTAPVNLLRPRARKLLLDALWEQSGGAKRHSDPELAAELRSSFDEDVTSEDSFIAFLDAWWPELTPAAVLAAMADERRLGRWARRVLNPGEIRKVARSLRRDGLSVHDIALLDELQAILGTPARPRRKRELDPLDQLTGLEELMPVREETQRERAERLAAERVEYAHVIVDEAQDLTPMQWRMVGRRGRHATWTVVGDPAQSSWSDPDEAAEARDEALGSRPRRRFQLTVNYRNPAEIADLAAKVLALAMPGSTSPSAVRSTGVRPRFAVVEDSLAGTVRAEAARLLDRVDGTVGVVVAMQRREEAARWLAGLGDRVVALGSLEAKGLEYDATVVVSPAEIADESPAGLRVLYVALTRATQQLTVVSGERDEPDAAGVPDLLRD; encoded by the coding sequence GTGGCCGCTCAGGCGCAGGACAGTGCGCTCGACTCCCTGCGAGACCGAGAGATCGGCGTCGAACAGGAACACCTCGACCGGGTGTACCGGCGTCTCGAGGAGAAGATCCACGAGGCCGAGTTCCTCATGAACGACGCGGCCCAGCGCGGCCAGGTCGGCACACCCGGAGCGCTCGCCGAACGGGACGCGCAGGTCTTCCGGGCCGGCGTCCACCTCAACCGGCTGAACAACGAGTTCGAGGACTTCCTCTTCGGCCGGATCGACCTGCTCCTCGGCAAGGACGGCAAGAAGGGGCCCGACGGCGCCTACACCGCGGTCGAGCCCGCCGAGGGCGCGGTCCGCGACGACAACACCGCCGACATCGCCGAGACCCTGCACATCGGGCGCATCGGCGTGCTCGACCAGGACTACGCCCCGCTGGTCATCGACTGGCGGGCCCCGGCCGCCGCCCCCTTCTACCGCTCCACGCCGGTCGACCCCGGCCGGGTCGTACGGCGCCGCGTCATCCGCTCCAAGGGCCGCAAGGTCCTCGGCGTCGAGGACGACCTGATGCGCCCCGAGCTCACGGCGTACCTCGACGGGCGCGAGCTGCCCGTCATCGGTGACGGCGCGCTGATGGCCGCCCTCGGCCAGGCCCGCACCCACACCATGCGGGACATCGTGGCGTCCATCCAGGCCGAGCAGGACATGGTGATCCGCGCCCCCGCCGCCTCCGTCACCTACGTCGAGGGCGGCCCCGGCACCGGCAAGACCGCCGTCGCCCTGCACCGCGCCGCCTACCTGCTCTACCAGGACCGGCGCCGGTACGCGGGCGGCATCCTCATCGTCTCGCCGACCCCGCTGCTCGTGGCGTACACCGAGGGCGTGCTCCCCTCGCTCGGCGAGGAGGGCCAGGTCGCCATCCGCGCCATCGGCTCGCTCGTCGACGGCGCCGAGGCCACGCTCTACGACTCCCCGGCCACCGCCCGCGCCAAGGGCTCGTACCGCATGCTCAAGGTCCTGCGGAAGGCGGCGCGCGGCGCGCTGGAGCTGGGCGCGGGCGCCCGCGCGGCCGGCGGGGACCGCGGCGGGCAGCTCGCGTTCGGCGACGACCCCGCCCCCGTGCCCGCCGGCCCCCCGACCCGGCTGCGCGTGGTCGCCTTCGGGCGCCGGCTGGAGCTGGAGGCCGACGCCCTCGACCGCGTCCGGCGCACCGCCCTCGGCGGGACCGCCCCCGTGAACCTGCTGCGCCCGCGCGCCCGCAAGCTGCTGCTCGACGCCCTGTGGGAGCAGTCCGGCGGCGCCAAGCGGCACAGCGACCCCGAACTCGCCGCCGAGCTGCGCTCCTCCTTCGACGAGGACGTCACCTCGGAGGACAGCTTCATCGCGTTCCTGGACGCCTGGTGGCCGGAGCTCACCCCGGCCGCCGTCCTCGCGGCGATGGCCGACGAGCGGCGGCTCGGCCGCTGGGCCCGCCGGGTCCTCAACCCCGGTGAGATCCGCAAGGTCGCCCGCTCGCTGCGCCGCGACGGCCTGTCCGTGCACGACATCGCCCTGCTGGACGAGCTCCAGGCGATCCTCGGCACCCCGGCCCGCCCCCGCCGCAAGCGGGAACTCGACCCGCTCGACCAGCTCACCGGCCTGGAGGAGCTGATGCCGGTGCGCGAGGAGACGCAGCGCGAGCGCGCCGAGCGGCTGGCCGCCGAACGCGTCGAGTACGCGCACGTCATCGTCGACGAGGCCCAGGACCTCACGCCGATGCAGTGGCGCATGGTCGGCCGCCGCGGCCGGCACGCCACCTGGACGGTCGTCGGCGACCCGGCCCAGTCCTCCTGGTCCGACCCGGACGAGGCCGCCGAGGCGCGCGACGAGGCCCTGGGCAGCCGTCCCCGCCGCCGCTTCCAGCTCACCGTGAACTACCGCAACCCCGCCGAGATCGCCGACCTCGCCGCGAAGGTGCTCGCCCTGGCCATGCCGGGCTCCACCTCGCCGTCGGCGGTGCGTTCGACGGGCGTGCGGCCCCGCTTCGCGGTCGTGGAGGACTCCCTCGCCGGGACGGTCCGCGCGGAGGCGGCCCGGCTGCTGGACCGGGTCGACGGCACCGTCGGCGTCGTCGTCGCCATGCAGCGGCGCGAGGAGGCGGCCCGCTGGCTGGCCGGGCTGGGCGACCGGGTCGTCGCGCTCGGCAGCCTGGAGGCCAAGGGCCTGGAGTACGACGCCACCGTGGTGGTCTCCCCGGCGGAGATCGCCGACGAGTCCCCGGCCGGACTGCGGGTGCTCTACGTGGCGCTGACCCGCGCGACGCAGCAGCTCACGGTCGTGTCGGGGGAGCGGGACGAGCCGGACGCCGCCGGGGTCCCAGATCTGCTGAGGGACTGA
- a CDS encoding anti-sigma factor family protein, producing MSPTQGRPGPSEHETVGAYALGILDDAEATAFEAHLATCEWCAQQLDELAGMEPMLAALADLPGAGTPAIGDSLSAKPSPRLVNKLVDEVAERRAQKRRRGFYLVAAAAALIIGGPVVAVATNGDGGGGGTEGNRTVQAANPAKELFAGIKDKVTGTDSSTGVTATVGLSEKLWGTETGLELKGVKGPLKCSMVFVSKDGARETAASWSVPKWGYGLPDAKTEQARNPLYVSGGVAMSPDKIDHVEIIDFDGNKLVQVDV from the coding sequence ATGAGCCCCACGCAGGGACGACCGGGCCCCAGTGAGCACGAGACCGTCGGCGCCTACGCCCTCGGGATTCTCGACGACGCCGAGGCAACCGCTTTCGAGGCTCATCTGGCCACCTGCGAATGGTGCGCCCAGCAGCTCGACGAACTCGCCGGGATGGAACCGATGCTGGCCGCCCTCGCGGACCTGCCCGGTGCCGGCACACCCGCCATCGGCGACTCGCTGTCGGCGAAGCCCAGCCCGCGTCTGGTGAACAAGCTGGTCGACGAGGTCGCCGAGCGCCGCGCCCAGAAGCGCCGGCGTGGCTTCTACCTGGTGGCAGCGGCCGCCGCGCTGATCATCGGCGGACCAGTCGTGGCCGTCGCGACGAACGGCGACGGCGGAGGCGGCGGCACCGAGGGGAACCGGACCGTGCAGGCGGCCAACCCCGCCAAGGAGCTGTTCGCCGGCATCAAGGACAAGGTCACGGGCACCGACTCGTCGACCGGCGTCACCGCGACCGTCGGCCTGAGCGAGAAGCTCTGGGGCACGGAGACCGGCCTGGAACTCAAGGGCGTCAAGGGCCCGCTGAAGTGCTCCATGGTCTTCGTCAGCAAGGACGGCGCGCGCGAGACGGCGGCCTCCTGGTCCGTGCCGAAGTGGGGCTACGGCCTCCCGGACGCGAAGACCGAGCAGGCGAGGAACCCGCTCTACGTCAGCGGCGGAGTCGCCATGTCCCCGGACAAGATCGACCACGTCGAGATCATCGACTTCGACGGGAACAAGCTCGTCCAGGTCGACGTCTAG
- a CDS encoding sigma-70 family RNA polymerase sigma factor produces the protein MSQPSEPDEELMRALYREHAGPLLAYVLRLVAGDRQRAEDVVQETLIRAWKNAGQLNRATGSVRPWLVTVARRIVIDGHRSRQARPQEVDPSPLEVIPAEDEIDKALWLMTLSDALDDLTPAHREVLVETYFKGRTVNEAAETLGIPSGTVRSRVFYALRSMKLALEERGVTA, from the coding sequence ATGTCCCAGCCCTCGGAACCTGATGAGGAGCTGATGCGTGCGCTGTACAGAGAGCACGCCGGACCCCTCCTTGCGTATGTCCTCCGTCTGGTCGCCGGTGATCGGCAACGAGCAGAGGACGTCGTGCAGGAGACGCTCATCCGTGCCTGGAAGAACGCCGGACAGCTCAATCGAGCGACCGGATCGGTACGCCCCTGGCTGGTGACGGTCGCCCGGCGCATCGTCATCGACGGCCACCGCAGCCGGCAGGCCCGGCCGCAGGAGGTCGATCCGTCGCCGCTGGAGGTCATCCCCGCGGAGGACGAGATCGACAAGGCGCTGTGGTTGATGACGCTGTCGGACGCGCTCGACGACCTGACTCCCGCCCACCGGGAGGTGCTCGTCGAGACGTACTTCAAGGGGCGTACGGTCAATGAGGCGGCCGAGACCCTGGGCATACCCAGCGGAACCGTCCGCTCAAGGGTTTTCTACGCCCTGCGGTCGATGAAGCTGGCTCTGGAGGAGCGGGGGGTGACGGCGTGA
- a CDS encoding CGNR zinc finger domain-containing protein, which produces MAPGTATVAYDLRFGAGRVSLDLLATAHPCERFVSVEVLCAWIGESGLVPPHTPLGHADASWVTGFREVRAFLDQLVRGALPGPAPRPSYDRVLERVNDVARAAPPAPRAVRGGDGTLVRRLERPPACAELLGALARDALELLTDPVARAGLRECEGDNCPLVYLDTSRGRRRRWCSSEVCGNRERVARHRRRAALTRT; this is translated from the coding sequence ATGGCACCGGGTACGGCCACGGTCGCGTACGACCTGCGTTTCGGCGCGGGGCGGGTGAGTCTCGACCTTCTCGCGACCGCGCATCCCTGTGAACGGTTCGTGTCCGTCGAGGTGTTGTGCGCGTGGATCGGCGAGAGCGGGCTCGTGCCGCCGCACACGCCGCTGGGGCACGCCGACGCCTCCTGGGTGACCGGGTTCCGTGAGGTACGCGCTTTCCTGGATCAGTTGGTGCGGGGGGCGCTGCCGGGGCCGGCGCCCCGGCCGTCGTACGACCGGGTGCTGGAGCGGGTGAACGACGTCGCCCGGGCCGCGCCGCCCGCCCCGCGCGCCGTGCGGGGCGGGGACGGCACGCTGGTGCGGCGGCTGGAGCGGCCGCCCGCGTGCGCGGAGTTGCTCGGCGCCCTCGCGCGGGACGCCCTGGAGCTGCTCACCGACCCCGTCGCGCGGGCCGGGCTGAGGGAGTGCGAAGGGGACAATTGCCCGCTCGTCTACCTCGACACCTCCCGGGGCCGGCGGAGGCGCTGGTGCTCCAGCGAGGTGTGCGGAAACCGCGAAAGAGTGGCCCGGCACCGTCGCCGCGCGGCCCTCACCCGCACCTGA
- a CDS encoding uroporphyrinogen-III synthase, with the protein MYDELQQPEHGPLAGFTVGVTAARRADELGALLQRRGAAVVHAPALRIVPLSDDSELLAATKEIIQRHPDVVVATTAIGFRGWIEAADGWGLGEDLLNRLREVELLARGPKVKGAVRAAGLTEEWSPSSESMAEVLDRLLEEGVDGRRIAVQLHGEPLPGFVEALRAGGAEVLGVPVYRWLPPMDIGPVDRLLDAAVSRSLDAVTFTSAPAAASLLTRAEERGLLGELLAALGHDVLPACVGPVTALPLQARGVDTVQPERFRLGPLVQLLCRELPGRARTLPIAGHRVEIRGHAVLVDGELRPVPPAGMSLLRALARRPGWVVSRADLLRALPGAGRDEHAVETAMARLRTALGAPKLIQTVVKRGYRLALDLAADAKYGGE; encoded by the coding sequence ATGTACGACGAACTGCAGCAACCCGAACACGGACCCCTCGCCGGGTTCACCGTGGGCGTCACCGCCGCGCGCCGTGCCGACGAGCTCGGGGCGCTGCTCCAGCGGCGCGGTGCCGCCGTCGTGCACGCACCGGCGCTGCGCATCGTGCCGCTGTCCGACGACAGCGAACTGCTCGCCGCGACCAAGGAGATCATCCAGCGGCACCCGGACGTCGTGGTCGCCACGACGGCGATCGGCTTCCGGGGCTGGATCGAGGCCGCCGACGGCTGGGGCCTCGGCGAGGACCTGCTGAACCGGCTGCGCGAGGTCGAACTCCTCGCGCGCGGGCCCAAGGTGAAGGGCGCGGTGCGGGCGGCCGGACTGACCGAGGAGTGGTCGCCGTCCAGCGAGTCCATGGCCGAGGTGCTGGACCGGCTGCTGGAGGAGGGCGTCGACGGGCGCCGGATCGCCGTCCAGCTGCACGGTGAGCCGCTGCCCGGCTTCGTGGAGGCGCTCAGGGCGGGCGGGGCGGAGGTGCTCGGCGTGCCGGTGTACCGGTGGCTGCCGCCCATGGACATCGGCCCGGTGGACCGCCTGCTGGACGCGGCCGTGTCCCGTTCCCTGGACGCCGTGACCTTCACCAGCGCCCCGGCCGCCGCGTCCCTGCTGACGCGGGCCGAGGAACGCGGACTGCTCGGCGAGCTGCTGGCCGCGCTCGGGCACGACGTCCTGCCGGCCTGCGTCGGCCCGGTCACCGCGCTGCCGTTGCAGGCGAGAGGCGTCGACACCGTGCAGCCCGAACGCTTCCGGCTCGGCCCGCTGGTGCAGTTGCTCTGCCGTGAACTGCCGGGCCGTGCGCGGACGTTGCCGATCGCCGGGCACCGGGTGGAGATCCGTGGCCACGCGGTGCTGGTGGACGGGGAGTTGCGGCCGGTGCCGCCCGCCGGGATGTCCCTGCTGCGGGCGCTGGCCCGGCGGCCGGGCTGGGTCGTGTCCCGCGCCGACCTGCTGCGCGCGCTGCCCGGCGCCGGGCGCGACGAGCACGCCGTGGAGACGGCGATGGCCCGGCTGCGGACGGCGCTGGGGGCGCCGAAGCTGATCCAGACGGTGGTGAAACGGGGGTATCGGCTGGCGCTGGATCTGGCCGCCGATGCGAAGTATGGGGGCGAGTGA
- a CDS encoding MFS transporter, translated as MTAPSTAPVASRGGRWIDHWDPEDETFWNTTGERIARRNLFFSVLSEHIGFSIWTLWSVMVLFMGPEYGLTPADKFTIVSMATLVGAVARVPYTFAVAVFGGRMWTVVSASLLLVPTVAAFVVMEPGTSFTAFLICAMLAGVGGGNFASSMTNINAFFPLRKKGWALGLNAGGGNVGVPVVQLVGLAVIGASGGPRLLLGIYIPFIVVAAVLAWLRMDSISSVRNDTGAAKEAAKDPHTWIMSFLYIGTFGSFIGYSFAFGLVLQTQFGRTPLQAAYVTFIGPLLGSLIRPVGGSLADRFGGARITLWNYVAMAAATGVVIVASVRESLPLFTVAFIALFVLTGLGNGSTFKMIPGIFHAKALGKGLTGEAAAAYGRRLSGASMGLIGAVGALGGLGINMAFRQSFLSVGSGTGAFVAFLAFYGLCFAVTWAVYLRRPAPATAPTASATETKPQLSYAEV; from the coding sequence ATGACAGCCCCGAGCACTGCCCCCGTCGCGAGCAGGGGAGGCCGCTGGATCGACCACTGGGACCCCGAGGACGAGACCTTCTGGAACACCACGGGTGAGCGGATCGCCCGCCGCAACCTGTTCTTCTCCGTGCTCTCCGAGCACATCGGGTTCTCGATCTGGACCCTGTGGTCCGTGATGGTGCTGTTCATGGGGCCGGAGTACGGCCTCACCCCCGCCGACAAGTTCACCATCGTCTCGATGGCCACCCTGGTCGGCGCCGTCGCCCGCGTCCCCTACACCTTCGCCGTCGCCGTCTTCGGCGGCCGGATGTGGACGGTGGTCTCCGCGAGCCTGCTGCTCGTGCCGACGGTCGCCGCGTTCGTGGTGATGGAGCCGGGGACCTCCTTCACCGCCTTCCTGATCTGCGCGATGCTGGCCGGCGTCGGCGGCGGCAACTTCGCCTCCAGCATGACCAACATCAACGCCTTCTTCCCGCTGCGGAAGAAGGGGTGGGCGCTCGGACTGAACGCCGGCGGCGGCAACGTCGGTGTCCCCGTCGTGCAGCTGGTCGGCCTCGCCGTGATCGGCGCCAGTGGCGGCCCGCGGCTGCTGCTCGGCATCTACATCCCGTTCATCGTGGTCGCCGCCGTCCTCGCCTGGCTGAGGATGGACAGCATCTCCTCCGTGCGCAACGACACCGGAGCCGCGAAGGAGGCCGCGAAGGACCCGCACACCTGGATCATGTCCTTCCTCTACATCGGCACCTTCGGCTCCTTCATCGGCTACAGCTTCGCCTTCGGCCTGGTCCTGCAGACCCAGTTCGGCCGTACGCCGCTCCAGGCCGCCTACGTCACCTTCATCGGCCCGCTGCTCGGGTCCCTGATCCGTCCCGTCGGCGGCTCGCTCGCCGACCGTTTCGGCGGCGCGCGGATCACGCTGTGGAACTACGTCGCCATGGCCGCCGCGACCGGCGTCGTCATCGTGGCGTCGGTGCGCGAGTCGCTGCCGCTGTTCACCGTGGCCTTCATCGCCCTGTTCGTCCTGACCGGGCTCGGCAACGGCTCCACGTTCAAGATGATCCCCGGCATCTTCCACGCCAAGGCCCTCGGCAAGGGCCTGACGGGCGAGGCGGCCGCCGCCTACGGACGCCGGCTCTCCGGCGCCTCGATGGGGCTGATCGGCGCGGTGGGCGCCCTCGGCGGACTCGGCATCAACATGGCCTTCCGGCAGTCGTTCCTCAGCGTGGGCTCCGGCACCGGCGCCTTCGTCGCCTTCCTCGCCTTCTACGGCCTGTGCTTCGCGGTCACCTGGGCCGTATACCTTCGCCGCCCGGCTCCCGCCACGGCCCCCACGGCTTCGGCGACGGAGACGAAGCCGCAGCTCAGCTATGCCGAGGTGTGA